In Xenopus tropicalis strain Nigerian chromosome 5, UCB_Xtro_10.0, whole genome shotgun sequence, one genomic interval encodes:
- the eif4a3.1 gene encoding eukaryotic initiation factor 4A-III (The RefSeq protein has 1 substitution compared to this genomic sequence), which produces MAAVAVTAVAGVTSGSSRKRLLREEDMTKVEFETSEEVDVTPTFDTMGLREDLLRGIYAYGFEKPSAIQQRAIKQIIKGRDVIAQSQSGTGKTATFCVSVLQCLDIQVRETQALILAPTRELAGQIQKVLLALGDYMNVQCHACIGGTNVGEDIRKLDYGQHVVAGTPGRVFDMIRRRSLRTRAIKMLVLDEADEMLNKGFKEQIYDVYRYLPPATQVCLISATLPHEILEMTNKFMTDPIRILVKRDELTLEGIKQFFVAVEREEWKFDTLCDLYDTLTITQAVIFCNTKRKVDWLTEKMREANFTVSSMHGDMPQKERESIMKEFRSGASRVLISTDVWARGLDVPQVSLIINYDLPNNRELYIHRIGRSGRYGRKGVAINFVKNDDIRILRDIEQYYSTQIDEMPMNVADLI; this is translated from the exons ATGGCGGCCGCAGCAGTAACAGCAGTTGCCGGAGTGACCAGCGGGTCAAGCCGTAAGCGGCTTTTACGGGAGGAAGATATGACTAAGGTGGAGTTCGAGACCAGTGAGGAGGTGGATGTAACGCCAACTTTTGATACGATGGGGCTGAGGGAAGACCTTCTGAGAGGCATCTATGCTTACG GATTTGAGAAACCATCAGCAATCCAACAGCGAGCAATCAAGCAGATTATCAAGGGAAGGGATGTGATCGCACA atCACAGTCTGGTACAGGCAAAACAGCAACCTTTTGTGTTTCTGTGCTTCAGTGTTTGGATATTCAG gtCCGTGAAACCCAAGCCTTGATTTTAGCACCAACCAGAGAGTTAGCTGGGCAGATTCAGAAG GTGCTACTTGCTTTGGGTGACTACATGAATGTGCAGTGTCATGCATGTATCGGAGGCACAAATGTTGGAGAAGATATCCGGAAATTGGATTATGGGCAGCATGTTGTTGCTGGCACACCAGGACGTGTTTTTG ATATGATTCGACGCAGAAGTTTAAGAACTCGGGCCATTAAAATGTTAGTGCTGGATGAAGCTGATGAAATGTTGAATAAGG gttttaaggagcagatttatgatGTCTATAGATACCTGCCACCTGCAACTCAAGTTTGTTTAATCAGTGCCACGCTGCCACATGAAATCCTGGAAATGACCAACAAGTTTATGACTGATCCCATCCGTATCCTTGTGAAACG TGATGAGTTGACGCTGGAAGGCATCAAGCAGTTTTTCGTGGCAGTGGAGCGAGAAGAGTGGAAGTTTGATACTTTGTGTGATTTATATGACACATTGACTATTACGCAAGCTGTGATCTTCTGCAACACGAAGAGAAAG gtAGATTGGTTAACAGAGAAGATGAGAGAAGCAAACTTCACAGTTTCATCAATGCATGGAGACATGCCCCAAAAGGAGAGAGAGTCAATCATGAAAGAATTCAGATCTGGTGCAAG CCGAGTCCTCATTTCAACTGATGTCTGGGCCAGAGGATTGGATGTTCCACAGGTCTCCTTGATTATCAACTACGATCTCCCCAATAACAGAGAATTGTACATCCACAG aaTTGGCCGATCGGGACGATATGGAAGAAAGGGTGTTGCCATTAACTTTGTCAAGAATGATGACATCCGTATCCTGAGAGATATTGAGCAGTACTACTCGACCCAAATTGATGAAATGCCCATGAATG TTGCTGATCTCATTTGA